A window of the Ruminococcaceae bacterium KH2T8 genome harbors these coding sequences:
- a CDS encoding dihydrodipicolinate synthase, with translation MARPIFEGSGVAVVTPFTSTGVDYAKLEKLVEFHIKNKSDAIIICGSTGEASTMPDEEHISVIKACVDAVAGRVPVIAGTGSNDTNHGIHLSQEAVKAGADALLVVTPYYNKCTPEGLFRHYKAIADNSDAPIVLYNVPSRTNVNISPDVLYRLADIENIVAIKECNLGQVPEILSKCGDRFDFYSGEDGLAVPLASLGGKGVISVVANILPEFMSTMMHAYLDGDTKKARDMQVEIIPMVKAMFCEVNPIPVKEAMNILGMGVGPCRLPLCEMSSKNHDYVADVLSKYDTSAVKAFFG, from the coding sequence ATGGCAAGACCGATCTTTGAAGGTTCAGGCGTAGCAGTAGTAACACCGTTCACATCAACAGGAGTAGATTATGCCAAGCTTGAGAAGCTCGTGGAGTTCCATATAAAGAATAAGTCGGATGCTATCATCATCTGCGGTTCTACAGGTGAAGCATCCACGATGCCCGATGAGGAGCATATCTCAGTTATCAAGGCCTGCGTAGATGCAGTAGCAGGCAGAGTACCCGTTATCGCAGGTACAGGTTCAAATGATACAAATCACGGTATCCACCTTTCACAGGAAGCTGTAAAGGCAGGAGCTGACGCTCTTCTCGTTGTTACTCCTTACTATAATAAGTGCACACCCGAGGGACTTTTCAGACACTATAAGGCTATCGCCGATAATAGTGATGCTCCCATCGTTCTCTATAACGTACCTTCGAGAACTAACGTAAATATCTCTCCCGATGTTCTCTACAGACTCGCTGATATCGAGAATATCGTTGCTATCAAGGAGTGCAACCTCGGACAGGTTCCCGAGATCCTCAGCAAGTGCGGAGACAGATTCGATTTCTATTCAGGTGAGGACGGACTTGCAGTTCCTCTCGCATCTTTGGGCGGTAAGGGTGTTATCTCCGTAGTAGCCAATATCCTTCCCGAGTTCATGAGCACGATGATGCACGCTTATCTTGACGGAGATACAAAGAAGGCAAGGGATATGCAGGTTGAGATCATCCCTATGGTAAAGGCTATGTTCTGCGAAGTTAATCCCATCCCCGTTAAGGAAGCTATGAATATCCTCGGTATGGGCGTAGGTCCTTGCAGACTTCCTCTTTGCGAGATGAGCTCCAAGAACCATGACTATGTAGCAGACGTGCTTTCCAAGTACGATACATCTGCCGTCAAGGCTTTCTTCGGCTGA
- a CDS encoding dihydrodipicolinate reductase encodes MTDIFMSGCCGRMGRAIYNMTKNSKDFRIVAGSDLSDNTDGLDFPVYKDIFDCKESFDAIIDFSHFKAVPNVCKYAIENKKALVLCTTALDEPALAAAEELSKVAPLFKSANMSVGMNVVFELAAQAAKALYPDFDIEIVEAHHNRKLDAPSGTAFQLGEAIKSAIPDEMEYVYDRHDRSEPRHKNEIGMSAIRGGNIVGEHEVYFVSDEETIKITHQCMTREAFARGALAAAAYIKDKGPGRYSMKDVVSEVFN; translated from the coding sequence ATGACTGATATTTTCATGAGCGGTTGCTGCGGCAGAATGGGTCGCGCTATCTATAACATGACCAAGAACAGCAAGGATTTCAGGATTGTAGCAGGTTCTGATCTTTCTGATAACACAGACGGACTCGATTTCCCGGTATATAAGGATATCTTCGACTGCAAGGAGAGCTTTGATGCCATCATCGATTTCTCTCACTTCAAGGCAGTACCTAATGTCTGTAAGTATGCTATCGAGAATAAGAAGGCACTCGTTCTTTGTACAACAGCTCTCGACGAGCCCGCGCTCGCAGCTGCAGAGGAACTTTCCAAGGTTGCGCCTTTGTTCAAGTCGGCTAACATGAGCGTTGGTATGAACGTAGTATTCGAGCTCGCAGCTCAGGCTGCAAAGGCTCTCTATCCCGATTTCGATATCGAGATCGTCGAGGCTCATCACAACAGAAAGCTCGACGCGCCTTCAGGTACTGCTTTCCAGCTCGGTGAAGCTATCAAGAGTGCTATCCCTGATGAGATGGAATATGTTTACGATCGTCATGACAGATCTGAGCCAAGACATAAGAATGAGATCGGCATGAGTGCTATCCGCGGCGGTAACATCGTAGGTGAGCACGAGGTCTACTTCGTAAGTGACGAGGAGACGATCAAGATCACTCATCAGTGCATGACGAGAGAGGCTTTCGCAAGAGGAGCTCTCGCAGCGGCAGCATATATCAAGGATAAGGGCCCCGGCCGCTATTCCATGAAAGATGTTGTTTCGGAAGTGTTTAACTGA
- a CDS encoding preprotein translocase subunit YajC, translating into MVQFLLATAQGQGDMVSALPSVGLLLLFIPVFYLIVVRPQKKREKELKDQVDKMSIGDKIITIGGVTGVLAHINEDEVTIYTSAANTPITFQKAAIQTVVPRNGEKKDAKKENTSDKKKSKKASKTDEED; encoded by the coding sequence ATGGTTCAGTTTTTACTCGCTACAGCCCAGGGACAGGGTGATATGGTATCCGCACTTCCTTCTGTCGGACTCCTTCTCCTTTTTATCCCTGTATTCTATCTGATCGTCGTAAGACCTCAGAAGAAGCGTGAAAAGGAGCTCAAGGATCAGGTAGACAAGATGTCTATCGGCGATAAGATCATCACTATCGGTGGTGTTACGGGTGTTCTTGCTCATATCAATGAGGATGAGGTTACTATCTATACATCCGCTGCAAACACACCTATCACTTTCCAGAAGGCTGCTATCCAGACAGTAGTTCCCAGGAACGGTGAGAAGAAGGATGCTAAGAAGGAGAACACTTCTGATAAGAAAAAGAGCAAGAAGGCTTCTAAGACTGACGAAGAAGACTAA
- a CDS encoding DNA primase, with translation MAQIPDSVIEEILAKADIESVVGKYVSFTKRTGQNLFGLCPFHSEKTPSFSVSLNKGIYHCFGCGKGGNSIGFIMEIEKLTYPEAIRFLGEQYGVEVPVTSGGDNNGSEKKMKERVYALLTEAARFFYASFVGDVGKVARDYAAKRNLSKDTLRAFGIGYAPEGWDNLYQHLINKGYTDEEMRVSGLFTVSKKTGKLIDLFRGRLMFPIFDSFGKIIAFGGRSLGDEMPKYVNSPDSLVYKKQEHLYGLNFAKKAKSNQLIIVEGYMDTIAMHQAGITNAVASLGTAFTDSQLRLASRYAEEVVFFFDSDKAGQNAAIRAIRMMLKFLKKMSGLKIRIKIAYVPDGKDPDEYIRNNGKDSFATVVANAKDVDDYLFERAYNDNCDEDGKLDQYKYQDDIILYGSWIQDELRREKMATNAAVYLGANYKTVLNRMNEVMNSAIAEQAAADKRDLIRSEKDTVRQRVEENEGDEPVTQDVVADVRKTNSDIVYLQELKLFVLAVRLKELLATDVDREDVLRPGDFRGENMKKIIEFFLKNFDERYGINEALLINELSKTTLNGMPAEEVYLRACDQFNDSNNSDVRRDEYLMTVYDLRLKQIDGMERMIVKYLEAATGAKKDDLLLRYRKLNAYREHLIAKRDKL, from the coding sequence ATGGCTCAGATACCTGACAGTGTCATTGAGGAGATACTTGCCAAAGCCGATATAGAATCGGTGGTCGGCAAGTATGTTTCTTTTACGAAGAGAACGGGACAGAACCTTTTCGGTTTGTGCCCGTTTCATTCTGAAAAGACTCCGTCATTTTCTGTTTCGCTCAATAAGGGTATTTATCACTGCTTCGGATGCGGTAAGGGCGGTAACTCCATCGGCTTTATCATGGAGATCGAAAAGCTCACTTACCCCGAGGCTATAAGATTCCTCGGTGAACAGTACGGAGTCGAGGTGCCCGTAACTTCAGGCGGCGACAATAACGGCTCCGAAAAGAAGATGAAGGAGAGAGTCTACGCGCTTTTAACCGAAGCAGCAAGATTCTTCTATGCTTCATTTGTCGGTGATGTCGGCAAGGTAGCCCGTGATTATGCTGCCAAGCGTAATCTCAGCAAAGATACACTCAGGGCTTTCGGAATAGGTTACGCGCCGGAAGGCTGGGATAACCTTTATCAGCACCTTATCAATAAGGGATATACGGATGAGGAGATGAGAGTCAGCGGACTCTTTACGGTCTCGAAGAAGACCGGTAAGCTCATCGACCTTTTCAGGGGCAGACTAATGTTCCCGATCTTTGATTCATTCGGAAAGATCATCGCTTTCGGCGGCAGGAGCCTCGGAGATGAGATGCCTAAGTATGTCAATTCTCCGGATTCGCTCGTATATAAGAAGCAGGAGCATCTCTACGGACTGAACTTCGCGAAGAAGGCTAAGTCCAACCAGCTCATAATCGTAGAAGGATATATGGATACCATTGCTATGCATCAGGCAGGTATTACCAATGCCGTAGCATCTTTGGGTACTGCTTTTACCGACAGTCAGTTAAGGCTCGCTTCAAGGTATGCGGAGGAAGTCGTATTCTTTTTCGACAGTGATAAGGCCGGTCAGAATGCCGCTATCAGGGCTATCAGGATGATGCTCAAGTTCTTGAAGAAGATGTCAGGTCTTAAGATCAGGATCAAGATCGCATATGTTCCAGATGGCAAGGATCCCGATGAATACATCAGAAATAACGGTAAGGACAGCTTTGCCACGGTCGTAGCTAATGCTAAGGACGTGGATGACTATCTGTTCGAAAGAGCATATAACGACAATTGCGACGAAGACGGCAAGCTCGATCAGTATAAATACCAGGACGACATTATCCTTTACGGTTCCTGGATCCAGGATGAATTAAGGCGCGAGAAGATGGCGACTAATGCCGCAGTCTATCTCGGTGCGAACTATAAGACGGTCCTTAATCGCATGAATGAGGTCATGAATTCCGCTATCGCCGAGCAGGCAGCTGCGGATAAACGTGACCTTATAAGGAGCGAGAAGGATACTGTAAGACAAAGAGTCGAGGAGAATGAAGGCGATGAGCCTGTGACACAGGATGTTGTCGCAGATGTCAGAAAGACAAACAGCGATATCGTCTATCTTCAGGAATTAAAGCTCTTCGTACTTGCCGTAAGACTCAAGGAACTCCTGGCTACCGATGTGGACAGGGAAGATGTACTTCGCCCCGGAGATTTTCGAGGCGAGAATATGAAGAAGATAATCGAGTTCTTCTTGAAGAACTTTGATGAGAGATATGGTATCAACGAGGCTCTCCTCATAAATGAGCTTTCGAAGACAACCTTAAACGGAATGCCTGCAGAGGAAGTATATCTCAGGGCTTGTGATCAGTTTAATGACAGCAATAATTCGGATGTCAGGAGAGATGAATATCTGATGACTGTCTATGACTTAAGGCTCAAGCAGATCGATGGCATGGAGAGGATGATCGTTAAATATCTTGAAGCTGCGACCGGCGCGAAGAAAGATGATCTGCTCCTTCGATACCGTAAGCTCAATGCATATAGAGAACATCTGATCGCCAAGAGGGATAAATTATGA
- a CDS encoding tRNA (adenine22-N1)-methyltransferase, which translates to MMNIALSERLNAVLETARDNTIGHKRIIDVGSDHGHLAARAVMDGIFESAVCTDIHKGPADKSASLMKDMSLSDKVKVYCTDGLDGVELTEDDTVVMAGLGGNNMVDIISRVNASYDKELLKTVTFILQPQKSIEVLREFLSQNAFAVTEETVVQERGIYYPILVTRYTGETYNLSLREKYYGPVLMKKFEAGEAVVSEYFIRLDSRYKIRARGDQEIGRLLEEMGND; encoded by the coding sequence ATGATGAATATAGCTCTCTCAGAGAGACTTAATGCCGTGCTCGAAACAGCACGTGATAATACGATAGGACATAAGAGGATCATCGATGTCGGCTCAGATCACGGTCATCTTGCCGCCAGAGCCGTTATGGACGGTATCTTTGAAAGTGCCGTATGTACCGATATCCATAAGGGCCCTGCTGATAAGTCCGCTTCGCTCATGAAGGATATGTCTCTATCAGATAAGGTCAAGGTCTATTGTACTGACGGTCTTGACGGCGTCGAGCTTACTGAGGACGATACGGTAGTAATGGCGGGACTTGGCGGTAATAATATGGTTGATATCATCAGCCGCGTAAATGCTTCTTACGATAAGGAGCTGCTCAAGACGGTTACCTTTATCCTTCAGCCTCAAAAGTCGATCGAGGTATTGAGGGAATTTCTCTCGCAGAATGCTTTCGCTGTTACGGAAGAGACTGTCGTTCAGGAAAGAGGTATCTACTATCCGATATTGGTAACTCGATATACGGGTGAGACTTATAACCTGAGCCTTCGTGAGAAGTACTACGGTCCCGTGCTCATGAAGAAGTTTGAGGCCGGTGAGGCAGTCGTATCCGAGTACTTTATCAGGCTCGATTCGAGATATAAGATAAGGGCAAGAGGCGATCAGGAGATCGGAAGATTACTGGAGGAAATGGGCAATGACTAA
- a CDS encoding dinuclear metal center protein, YbgI/SA1388 family, with amino-acid sequence MTKVRDITALMDELFPRETAESYDNPGLLAGAYDKVVTKCVITLDATLDKVQAAVDEGAELLITHHPLIFGGISDVSEENVCGQILSKLIRNDISLFAAHTNLDKNHGFSNDILAAKVGGSNITHIDEIECGVICSFEGDKSVKSFSDKLIETLGTSGVITYSDPAKKVSKVFVQGGAFDEDMIPYLKANGVDTVLTGEIKHHVMILLEQLGISALAAGHKATEDVFMSHLADVLTTKFPDVSFLVRL; translated from the coding sequence ATGACTAAGGTTAGAGACATAACGGCTCTCATGGATGAGCTTTTCCCGAGGGAGACCGCCGAAAGTTACGATAATCCGGGGCTTCTGGCAGGTGCTTACGATAAAGTAGTTACCAAGTGTGTTATAACGCTCGATGCCACGCTTGATAAGGTTCAGGCAGCCGTAGATGAGGGTGCTGAACTTCTTATAACCCACCATCCTCTGATATTCGGCGGCATATCCGATGTGAGCGAGGAGAATGTCTGCGGACAGATACTTTCGAAGCTCATCCGAAATGATATCAGCCTCTTTGCAGCTCATACGAATCTTGATAAGAACCACGGATTCAGTAACGATATACTTGCTGCTAAGGTCGGCGGAAGCAATATCACTCATATCGATGAGATAGAGTGTGGCGTTATCTGTAGCTTTGAAGGAGATAAGAGCGTTAAGTCATTCAGCGATAAGCTCATTGAAACCCTGGGAACATCAGGCGTTATCACTTATTCGGATCCCGCAAAGAAGGTTTCGAAAGTATTCGTTCAGGGCGGTGCTTTTGACGAGGATATGATCCCTTATCTTAAGGCTAACGGTGTAGATACGGTGCTTACGGGTGAGATCAAGCATCACGTGATGATCCTTCTTGAGCAGCTCGGTATCTCGGCTCTTGCGGCCGGTCATAAGGCAACGGAAGATGTATTCATGAGTCACTTGGCAGATGTGCTTACGACAAAGTTTCCTGACGTGTCATTCTTGGTGAGATTGTAA
- a CDS encoding phosphoribosylformylglycinamidine cyclo-ligase, with protein MSAESYLSRGVSPTKDEVKAAVKNQDKGVFPGAFCKLIEDMAGDPDYCTALHADGAGTKSSVAYLMFKETGNYDWFKGLAQDSLVMNTDDLACVGCYENLSLSNTIGRNAHRVDGKAIAKVIEGYDETIAKLEAAGVGIKMCGGETADVGDLVSTLIVDSTIVARVRRDKVINAANIKPGHVIVGLASFGQATYEDSYNSGISSNGLTAARHMLLSKYYYENYKESFSTTLGEDKAYCGKFRLTDKLPYGNQTVGEAILSPTRTFLPVIVPVLEKYRDSISGIIHCTGGGQAKCRDFGKNIRIVKDNLFELPAIFKTIYESGEIPMKEMFQVFNCGHRIEFYCDESVAQGIIDIAKSFNIDARVVGHVEALPEGSENEVVISYNGETYLYN; from the coding sequence ATGTCGGCAGAATCTTATTTGAGCAGAGGTGTATCACCTACGAAAGATGAGGTAAAGGCTGCGGTAAAGAATCAGGATAAGGGAGTTTTCCCCGGTGCATTCTGTAAGCTCATAGAAGATATGGCGGGAGACCCTGATTATTGTACGGCTCTTCATGCAGACGGCGCAGGTACCAAGTCTTCAGTTGCTTACCTCATGTTCAAGGAGACAGGTAACTACGACTGGTTCAAAGGTCTTGCTCAGGATTCACTCGTAATGAACACTGACGACCTTGCTTGCGTAGGTTGCTATGAGAATCTCTCACTTTCGAATACTATCGGACGTAATGCTCACCGTGTTGACGGTAAGGCCATCGCAAAGGTCATCGAGGGTTACGACGAGACTATCGCAAAGCTCGAGGCTGCAGGCGTCGGCATCAAGATGTGCGGCGGTGAGACTGCTGATGTCGGAGATCTCGTAAGCACACTTATCGTTGACTCTACGATCGTAGCAAGAGTAAGGAGAGACAAGGTCATCAATGCTGCAAACATCAAGCCCGGTCATGTTATCGTCGGACTTGCTTCTTTCGGACAGGCTACATATGAGGATTCCTATAACTCGGGTATCTCTTCGAACGGTCTTACGGCTGCAAGACATATGCTCCTTTCCAAGTATTACTACGAGAACTATAAGGAGTCTTTCTCTACGACACTCGGTGAGGATAAGGCTTACTGCGGTAAGTTCCGTCTTACGGACAAGCTTCCTTACGGCAATCAGACAGTAGGTGAGGCTATCTTGAGCCCCACGAGAACATTCCTTCCCGTGATCGTTCCCGTACTCGAGAAGTACAGAGATTCCATCTCCGGTATCATCCACTGCACAGGCGGCGGACAGGCTAAGTGCCGTGATTTCGGTAAGAATATCAGAATCGTAAAGGATAATCTCTTCGAGCTTCCCGCTATCTTCAAGACGATCTACGAGTCCGGTGAGATCCCTATGAAGGAGATGTTCCAGGTATTCAACTGCGGTCACCGTATCGAGTTCTACTGCGACGAGTCCGTTGCACAGGGAATCATCGATATCGCGAAGTCCTTCAATATCGACGCAAGGGTAGTAGGTCACGTTGAGGCTCTTCCCGAGGGTTCCGAGAATGAAGTGGTAATAAGTTACAACGGTGAGACTTATCTTTATAATTAA
- a CDS encoding aquaporin Z has product MESIKKYVAEFIGTFVLVFAACGTAVAVKCNGAEGNAAYLMTALAFGLVIVAMAYSIGNISGCHINPAVTLAVFINKGISAKDAAGYVVAQVLGGIFGALLLGLVAGFDHSFGANGLYEDSIGISLLVEIILTFIFVLAILGVTSKPEFSNVAGLVIGLSLTLVHIFGIHFTGTSVNPARSLASAVFNADALPCVWVFIVGPLLGAAIAAFCWKFIRPEEK; this is encoded by the coding sequence ATGGAATCGATAAAAAAGTATGTCGCTGAATTCATCGGAACTTTCGTACTCGTATTTGCAGCTTGCGGTACGGCTGTAGCAGTTAAGTGTAACGGAGCGGAGGGTAATGCCGCTTATCTCATGACAGCATTGGCTTTCGGTCTTGTAATCGTTGCAATGGCTTATTCGATCGGTAATATCTCCGGTTGTCACATCAATCCCGCAGTAACTCTTGCAGTATTCATCAACAAGGGTATCAGTGCTAAGGACGCAGCAGGATATGTTGTCGCTCAGGTATTGGGCGGTATCTTCGGTGCTCTGCTCCTCGGCCTCGTAGCAGGCTTTGATCACAGCTTCGGTGCCAACGGTCTTTACGAAGACAGCATCGGCATCTCACTCCTTGTTGAGATCATCCTGACATTCATCTTCGTTCTTGCTATCCTCGGCGTTACCAGTAAGCCCGAGTTCTCAAATGTAGCAGGACTCGTGATCGGTCTTTCACTCACACTTGTACATATCTTCGGTATCCACTTCACGGGTACATCGGTAAACCCCGCAAGATCTCTTGCTTCCGCAGTATTTAATGCAGATGCTCTTCCTTGCGTATGGGTATTCATCGTAGGACCTCTTCTCGGCGCAGCTATCGCAGCTTTCTGCTGGAAGTTCATAAGACCCGAAGAGAAGTAA
- a CDS encoding transcriptional regulator, AsnC family produces the protein MADQLELLKIIEKNARLTPEEIAVMMGASAEEVKAEIAALTEQKIILGYTTEINWEKTYPEKVTALIEVRITPVRNKGFDQMASILSQYDKVKDCYLMSGAFDLMLTYEDDNLRNIASFVYEKVATLEGVLSTATHFILKTYKANGIRFEYDDSDDRQAIVL, from the coding sequence ATGGCAGATCAGCTTGAACTTCTTAAGATCATCGAGAAGAACGCCAGACTCACACCCGAAGAGATCGCGGTGATGATGGGGGCGTCCGCGGAAGAGGTCAAGGCCGAGATAGCCGCCCTGACAGAACAGAAGATAATCCTCGGTTATACGACCGAGATCAACTGGGAAAAGACTTATCCCGAGAAGGTAACCGCACTTATCGAAGTAAGGATCACTCCCGTTAGAAACAAGGGATTCGACCAGATGGCAAGTATCTTGAGCCAGTACGATAAGGTTAAGGATTGCTATCTTATGTCGGGTGCTTTCGACCTTATGCTCACATATGAAGACGATAACCTCAGAAATATCGCAAGCTTCGTATATGAGAAGGTAGCAACTCTCGAGGGTGTTCTTTCCACGGCTACTCACTTTATCCTTAAGACTTATAAGGCTAACGGTATAAGGTTTGAGTACGATGATTCTGATGACAGGCAGGCAATTGTATTATGA
- a CDS encoding aminotransferase, which yields MSIDYEDKISSVVQSVPPSAIRKFFDLAAEMKGVISLSIGEPDFVTPYEIREAGINSLIDGYTHYSPNAGYTESKKAIASYISRRYGVDYDPNGQILITVGGSEGIDLAARALINPGDEVIIVEPCFVAYKAAVMFAHGVPVVVETTQENDFKLKAEDLEAAITPKTKMMIIGFPSNPTGAVMTMDDLKDIADVLRRHPDIIVVSDELYCELNYITDEPSSLIRFDDLRDRVIMVNGFSKSYAMTGWRIGYLTGPKELIGPMTKIHQYCIMCAPSMSQVAIVKAALEGDDSVAEMRAEYDHRRKVVMQGFKDAGLECFTPYGAFYAFPSIKEFGLTSEQFCERFLMEKKVAIVPGNAFGKCGEGHFRLSYAASMENIKTAMERLKEFTDALRKEKRNA from the coding sequence ATGAGTATAGATTACGAAGATAAGATCTCTTCGGTAGTCCAAAGTGTGCCTCCGTCTGCTATAAGGAAGTTCTTTGATCTCGCTGCTGAGATGAAGGGTGTTATTTCCTTGTCTATCGGAGAGCCGGACTTTGTTACGCCATACGAGATCAGAGAAGCAGGTATCAATTCACTTATTGACGGATATACACATTATTCGCCTAATGCAGGATATACAGAATCCAAGAAGGCTATAGCTTCATATATATCCAGAAGATACGGCGTGGATTACGATCCTAACGGACAGATCCTCATTACAGTAGGCGGCAGTGAGGGTATAGACCTTGCTGCTAGAGCACTTATTAATCCCGGTGATGAAGTTATCATCGTAGAGCCCTGCTTTGTAGCTTATAAGGCTGCAGTCATGTTTGCTCACGGTGTTCCCGTAGTTGTAGAGACTACGCAGGAGAATGACTTCAAGCTCAAGGCAGAGGACCTTGAGGCTGCTATAACACCTAAGACCAAGATGATGATCATAGGATTTCCGAGCAACCCTACAGGTGCGGTAATGACTATGGATGATCTTAAGGATATCGCTGACGTACTTCGAAGGCATCCCGATATCATCGTAGTATCTGATGAGCTTTACTGTGAGCTCAACTATATAACAGATGAGCCCAGTTCTCTCATCAGGTTTGACGATCTTCGTGACAGGGTCATTATGGTAAACGGATTCTCCAAGTCATATGCCATGACAGGCTGGAGGATCGGATATCTTACAGGTCCCAAGGAACTCATCGGTCCCATGACCAAGATACATCAGTACTGCATAATGTGTGCTCCTTCCATGTCTCAGGTTGCTATCGTCAAAGCCGCATTGGAAGGCGATGACAGTGTTGCTGAGATGAGGGCAGAATACGATCATCGAAGAAAAGTCGTAATGCAGGGCTTCAAGGACGCAGGTCTTGAGTGCTTTACTCCCTACGGAGCATTCTATGCATTTCCTTCGATCAAGGAGTTCGGCCTTACTTCCGAGCAGTTCTGTGAGCGATTCCTGATGGAGAAGAAGGTTGCCATCGTACCCGGTAATGCTTTCGGTAAGTGCGGTGAGGGACATTTCAGATTAAGCTATGCTGCTTCAATGGAGAATATAAAGACAGCTATGGAGCGCCTGAAGGAATTCACGGACGCTCTGAGGAAGGAAAAACGAAATGCTTGA
- a CDS encoding bacterial peptide chain release factor 2 (bRF-2), with protein MLEFDNIRLELEGLEEPVNTLRESLHIDHVMTEISELEARTQEPDFWNNVEKAQSLQTKLKRLQKKVDNFNALAAEREDLLTMCELANEEEDLSYLEELQTGLADLKENFEKMRLETLLTGEYDKNNCIITLHAGAGGTEAQDWVSMLYRMYTRWAEAHGYEIKVLEYLDGDEAGIKSCSMMLTGENAYGFLRSEIGVHRLVRISPFDSAGRRHTSFASCEVMPELDDTIDIKIDPSDLRVDTYRSTGKGGQHINKTDSAVRLTHLPTGVVVACQSERSQIQNRETAMEMLKAKLFALAQAAQMEKIEDLKGNQMDIAWGSQIRSYVFCPYTLVKDLRTGYEEGDVDAVMDGKLDGFINAFLSGMKIEK; from the coding sequence ATGCTTGAATTCGATAACATAAGACTCGAACTTGAGGGACTGGAGGAGCCTGTCAACACATTGCGCGAATCTCTCCACATCGACCACGTAATGACGGAGATAAGTGAGCTTGAAGCCAGGACTCAGGAGCCTGATTTCTGGAATAACGTTGAGAAGGCTCAGTCCCTTCAGACAAAGCTCAAGAGACTTCAGAAGAAGGTTGACAACTTTAATGCACTCGCAGCAGAGAGGGAAGACCTCCTTACTATGTGCGAGCTTGCAAATGAGGAAGAGGATCTTTCTTATCTTGAAGAGCTTCAGACAGGTCTTGCAGACCTCAAGGAGAACTTTGAGAAGATGCGCCTTGAGACACTTCTTACGGGCGAATACGATAAGAATAACTGTATCATCACACTTCATGCTGGTGCAGGCGGTACAGAGGCTCAGGATTGGGTATCCATGCTATACAGAATGTATACCAGATGGGCAGAAGCTCACGGATATGAGATCAAGGTGCTTGAATACCTTGACGGTGATGAAGCAGGTATCAAGTCCTGCTCCATGATGCTCACAGGTGAGAATGCGTACGGATTCTTAAGATCCGAGATCGGCGTTCACAGACTCGTAAGAATATCTCCTTTCGATTCAGCTGGAAGAAGACATACATCCTTCGCTTCTTGTGAAGTAATGCCTGAGCTCGACGATACTATCGATATCAAGATCGATCCTTCTGATCTTCGTGTCGATACTTATCGTTCAACTGGTAAGGGTGGTCAGCATATTAATAAGACTGACTCCGCAGTACGTCTTACACACCTTCCTACGGGTGTTGTAGTTGCCTGCCAGTCTGAGCGTTCTCAGATCCAGAACAGAGAGACGGCAATGGAGATGCTCAAAGCAAAGCTTTTCGCTCTCGCACAGGCAGCACAGATGGAGAAGATCGAAGACCTCAAGGGTAATCAGATGGATATCGCCTGGGGATCTCAGATCAGATCTTATGTATTCTGCCCTTATACACTCGTTAAGGACCTTCGTACAGGCTACGAAGAGGGGGATGTAGACGCAGTTATGGACGGTAAGCTCGACGGCTTTATCAATGCTTTCCTGTCCGGCATGAAGATAGAAAAATAA